CGGAAGACCTTCTTGAAACCGAACTTTTTGGCCATGTCAAAGGGGCTTTTACAGGCGCTGTCAATAAAAGAATCGGAAGATTTGAGTTTGCCAATGGCGGGACTATATTTCTTGATGAGATTGGGGATATGTCATTGAATCTGCAGGTAAAACTTCTGCGTGTCCTACAAGAAAAAGAATTTACTCCTGTTGGTGGCACTGAGCCTATAAAAGTCGATGTAAGAGTCATAGCAGCTACTAACCAAAATCTTGAAAAAGCAGTAGAAGAAAAAAGGTTTAGAGAAGACCTCTATTATCGCCTGAATGTAATTCCATTGACAATTCCTCCTTTAAGAGAAAGAAAAAGCGATATTCCACTTTTAGTAGAACACTTTATCAACCAAATGAGATATGAAAAGGGGGTCAATGTTAAAGAAGTATCAGATGAAGTAATGGAGATATTTATGGAATATGATTGGCCCGGAAATGTGAGAGAGCTTGAAAACATAATCGAAAGAATGATGATTTTCAGTGGAGACAAGGAAAGATTAACAGCAATCGATTTACCTGAAAAATTCAAAAAAAGGCAATCGAAACCCCGGAGTTATCATATTAAGCTTCCTTTGGAGGGGCTCAATCTCAAAAAGATCATTCATCAAATAGAAGATGACCTCATCCTTCAGGCATTGGAAAGGACAGGTGGAGTCAAGGAAAAAGCCGCACAGCTTTTAAAGATGAACAGGACGACTCTTGTCCAAAAAATAAAGAAAAGAAAACTACTCAACAATTAGCTTCTTCAAAATCCCGTTATTTTTATCTCACCAATCAGTCTTCCGTTAAAAAATTAACGATTTACTTTTTCTAACGGCAAAAAAATGTCTCTAATCCACTGAAATCTAACTTTGGTTGATAAACCTTTCTAACTGCTAACATATTGAATTATTGTATGATAACAGAAAAACTCACATATTTTGTTTAAATGGCATAATTCTTGCAAAACTTAAAGGACAAAATTCGGAAAGGGCAAGAGGAATAAAGTGAAGAAGGAAGCAAATTTAAAGAAAATAATCACAGTTACGAGCGGAAAAGGAGGAGTTGGAAAAAGCAC
This portion of the Candidatus Schekmanbacteria bacterium genome encodes:
- a CDS encoding sigma-54-dependent Fis family transcriptional regulator: MDEEKILVVDDEKDILDMMSKFLTERGYIVYKATCLKEAQQIGENENIDLAIIDLVMPDANGISVLKMLQKINSAIVGIIVTGFATIDSAVEAMKAGAFDYIQKPFNLEELLITIKKALKFKELQGENIYLKSQLKKKYKFDNFVGASESMLEVFKIIETVSNSDSTVLIYGESGTGKELAAKSIHYNSKRRDKYLVPVNCGAIPEDLLETELFGHVKGAFTGAVNKRIGRFEFANGGTIFLDEIGDMSLNLQVKLLRVLQEKEFTPVGGTEPIKVDVRVIAATNQNLEKAVEEKRFREDLYYRLNVIPLTIPPLRERKSDIPLLVEHFINQMRYEKGVNVKEVSDEVMEIFMEYDWPGNVRELENIIERMMIFSGDKERLTAIDLPEKFKKRQSKPRSYHIKLPLEGLNLKKIIHQIEDDLILQALERTGGVKEKAAQLLKMNRTTLVQKIKKRKLLNN